The Primulina huaijiensis isolate GDHJ02 chromosome 12, ASM1229523v2, whole genome shotgun sequence genome has a window encoding:
- the LOC140990176 gene encoding uncharacterized protein: MWGVAGADPSWHQSGRVLNKLNSIYDFVACGKYMIDEGLVHRNQLGAMGISAGCLLVGAAVNMHPELFRAAISKVLFLDVRNTLLDSNCKARDYIILIRGYLIYEFLE, from the exons ATGTG GGGTGTTGCTGGTGCAGATCCTTCTTGGCATCAATCTGGCCGTGTATTGAACAAGTTGAACTCCATCTATGATTTTGTCGCATGTGGCAAATATATGATCGACGAGGGTTTAGTCCATAGAAATCAGCTTGGTGCAATGGGTATCAGTGCTGGATGTCTTCTTGTGGGAGCAGCTGTAAATATGCATCCCGAATTGTTTCGTGCTGCCATTTCGAAG GTTCTCTTTCTCGATGTACGTAACACTCTACTGGATTccaattgtaaggcccgagattatatcattttaatccgaggttatttaatttatgaatttttggaatga
- the LOC140989612 gene encoding uncharacterized protein isoform X3, translating into MSPSATFASPITSLSVAGSEDRWLKQKKHICFIPAELRPLQLHFQPLRTRESARPIFRGKYTSIYAVSLNATCAAQQTQTVTRQSSTITVAPIQWNEKSRKLDDGGIGFPPLDDDGGVGDRGGGDDDDGGGVRGGDDGHWSGRFFLFAFLAFLGFLKDKESE; encoded by the exons ATGTCACCAAGTGCTACTTTTGCTAGCCCAATTACAAGTCTATCAGTTG CTGGATCAGAAGATCGATGGCTAAAGCAAAAGAAGCATATTTGTTTCATTCCAGCTGAGCTTCGGCCACTTCAATTACATTTTCAGCCCTTGCGAACCAGAGAAAGTGCTAGGCCTATTTTTCGAGGAAAGTACACATCTATATATGCTGTTTCACTG AATGCCACTTGTGCCGCACAACAGACACAAACAGTTACGAGGCAATCATCTACCATTACTGTTGCACCTATTCAATG GAATGAGAAGTCTCGGAAACTTGATGATGGTGGAATCGGCTTTCCACCACTTGACGATGATGGCGGTGTAGGTGACCGAGGCGGCGGCGATGACGACGACGGAGGCGGTGTTAGGGGTGGCGACGACGGGCACTGGTCTGGTCGATTTTTCTTGTTCGCCTTCCTTGCTTTCTTGGGCTTCTTGAAGGACAAAGAAAGTGAATAA
- the LOC140989612 gene encoding uncharacterized protein isoform X1, whose product MSWTAIIMIFGIPSLQLFNISLEELVNFNLKHSQWFEACPIFLIQAGSEDRWLKQKKHICFIPAELRPLQLHFQPLRTRESARPIFRGKYTSIYAVSLNATCAAQQTQTVTRQSSTITVAPIQWNEKSRKLDDGGIGFPPLDDDGGVGDRGGGDDDDGGGVRGGDDGHWSGRFFLFAFLAFLGFLKDKESE is encoded by the exons ATGAGTTGGACTGCTATTATTATGATATTTGGAATCCCTTCGTTGCAGTTGTTCAACATAAGTTTAGAGGAACTAGTTAACTTTAACTTGAAGCATTCACAATGGTTTGAAGCTTGCCCCATATTCTTGATACAAG CTGGATCAGAAGATCGATGGCTAAAGCAAAAGAAGCATATTTGTTTCATTCCAGCTGAGCTTCGGCCACTTCAATTACATTTTCAGCCCTTGCGAACCAGAGAAAGTGCTAGGCCTATTTTTCGAGGAAAGTACACATCTATATATGCTGTTTCACTG AATGCCACTTGTGCCGCACAACAGACACAAACAGTTACGAGGCAATCATCTACCATTACTGTTGCACCTATTCAATG GAATGAGAAGTCTCGGAAACTTGATGATGGTGGAATCGGCTTTCCACCACTTGACGATGATGGCGGTGTAGGTGACCGAGGCGGCGGCGATGACGACGACGGAGGCGGTGTTAGGGGTGGCGACGACGGGCACTGGTCTGGTCGATTTTTCTTGTTCGCCTTCCTTGCTTTCTTGGGCTTCTTGAAGGACAAAGAAAGTGAATAA
- the LOC140989612 gene encoding uncharacterized protein isoform X2, producing the protein MSLSATFASPITSLSVAGSEDRWLKQKKHICFIPAELRPLQLHFQPLRTRESARPIFRGKYTSIYAVSLNATCAAQQTQTVTRQSSTITVAPIQWNEKSRKLDDGGIGFPPLDDDGGVGDRGGGDDDDGGGVRGGDDGHWSGRFFLFAFLAFLGFLKDKESE; encoded by the exons ATGTCACTAAGTGCTACTTTTGCCAGCCCAATTACAAGTTTATCAGTTG CTGGATCAGAAGATCGATGGCTAAAGCAAAAGAAGCATATTTGTTTCATTCCAGCTGAGCTTCGGCCACTTCAATTACATTTTCAGCCCTTGCGAACCAGAGAAAGTGCTAGGCCTATTTTTCGAGGAAAGTACACATCTATATATGCTGTTTCACTG AATGCCACTTGTGCCGCACAACAGACACAAACAGTTACGAGGCAATCATCTACCATTACTGTTGCACCTATTCAATG GAATGAGAAGTCTCGGAAACTTGATGATGGTGGAATCGGCTTTCCACCACTTGACGATGATGGCGGTGTAGGTGACCGAGGCGGCGGCGATGACGACGACGGAGGCGGTGTTAGGGGTGGCGACGACGGGCACTGGTCTGGTCGATTTTTCTTGTTCGCCTTCCTTGCTTTCTTGGGCTTCTTGAAGGACAAAGAAAGTGAATAA
- the LOC140989612 gene encoding uncharacterized protein isoform X4 → MSLSATFASPITSLSVAGSEDQWLKQKKNVCFIPAGLRPLHLHFQPLRTRESARPVFRNATCAAQQTQTVTRRSSTITVAPFQWNEKSRKLDDGGIGFPPLDDDGGGVGDRGGGDDDDGGGGRGGGGGHWSGGFFLFAFLAFLSFLKDQESE, encoded by the exons ATGTCACTAAGTGCTACTTTTGCCAGCCCAATTACAAGTTTATCAGTTG CTGGATCAGAAGATCAATGGCTAAAGCAAAAGAAGAATGTTTGTTTCATTCCAGCTGGGCTTCGGCCACTTCACTTACATTTTCAGCCCTTGCGAACCAGAGAAAGTGCTAGGCCTGTTTTCCGA AATGCCACTTGTGCCGCACAACAGACACAAACAGTTACGAGGCGATCATCTACCATTACTGTTGCACCTTTTCAATG GAATGAGAAGTCTCGGAAACTTGATGATGGTGGAATCGGCTTTCCACCACTTGACGATGATGGAGGCGGTGTAGGTGACCGAGGCGGCGGCGATGACGACGACGGAGGCGGTGGAAGGGGTGGCGGCGGGGGGCACTGGTCTGGTGGATTTTTCTTGTTCGCCTTCCTTGCTTTCTTGAGCTTCTTGAAGGACCAAGAAAGTGAATAA